GTGCGGGTGCGCGTGCGCCAGCGGCTCGTGCTCGTGCCAGTGCTCGTGGATCAGGGGCGCCGTCTCTGCATGATCGTGGCTGTGATGCTCGTCGTCGTCCCGATGTGCGTGCGTGTCCGAGAACGGGTCGTGAACGTGCGCGTGCCCGTGCCGAGCGGCAAACATCACGCCAATTCCCGTTGCCATCAGCAACGAGGCCGTGAACTGGGCAGCCATCAGGGGCTCCCCGAGCAGCACTGCCGAAACCACCACGCCGAAGAATGGCGCCGTTGCGAATAGGAGTTGGCTGCGCGTCGCTCCGAGGTGCTGCGCAGCGCTGACGTACAGGAACGATGCTGGCGCTGTAGGAGAATGCACCGACTGCCAGTGCCAGTCCGGTGGCGAAGGAGGACGCGACGAAGCTCTGCGCAGTAACACCCAAGAGCAGGTTCACCGTACCGGCGACGCTGCATTTCCAGACCGTCGCTCGCGTCGCGCCCATGCCGTACATGATGCCGTTGCGGGTGGCGATGCCGAAGAGTGATGAACCCGATGATGGCCGCGACCGAAAGCACGCCGCCGGAGA
This genomic window from Deltaproteobacteria bacterium contains:
- a CDS encoding DMT family transporter; this encodes MHSPTAPASFLYVSAAQHLGATRSQLLFATAPFFGVVVSAVLLGEPLMAAQFTASLLMATGIGVMFAARHGHAHVHDPFSDTHAHRDDDEHHSHDHAETAPLIHEHWHEHEPLAHAHPHWPDLHHRHRHS